The DNA sequence ACCCAAGTATGTCAATAGCTATTACCTTTGTATTTTTTGAATACTGTCTAAAATATTTTTCACAACCGATTAACGTTCCTAGAGTTCCAGCACCAACAAACAAAAAATCAACCTTTGGAAATGAATTGAAAATTTCAGGGGCCGTACTCTCAAAATGAGACAGCCAATTACAGTCTGATGTATATTGATTCGACCAAAAAAGCTCCCTATTATTCTGAATTTCAGAGCGAACTCTATTTATTCTAGTTTGCAAATACCCTCCATTCGAGTCTTTTTCATTGACAGTAATAATATTTGATCCCATCGCCAACATAGAGTGTAAATTTTGCTCCGTAATATTAGGATCCACCACAGCTGTAAATTTATGCCCCCTTTCTGCACAAACCATACTTAATGCAACACCCATATTACCAGAAGTGGATTCTATAACCTGTAAGCTCTTCCCTGGATATTTTTTTTCCAATTCCTTAATCATTCTTCGTGCTGGCTTCAGCTTAATTGAACCCGCAAGATTGAATCCTTCATTTTTAACAAAAACTGGACAGCTAACTACGGATTTTAATTCTGTATAGCCATTAGACATACTAACAGCTGAAGGAGAAGGAAAAACTTGGCCCTTTTTTATTTCTGTCTCCATCAACATACTTAGAGGAATTTTTAAATCTATATCTGGACATGACTCAACCACATATTTTGTAGACTTGACCCTTAGTAATTTTCCCAATTTATATAGCTCATAGAGCTCTTTTTTATTCAGAATCTCACCTGTATCTCTAGAGTATGCCTGCACAGCTTTATCCCTGTGGTCTAATAAAAAAGCTGGAAGATACTGCACCCCCATTCTTTGTGCCGCCTCGTAGCGATGATGCCCATCCAAAATAAATCTATTTTCCCTATCTATAAATAGAGGCTTGTTAAAAGAAGAGCAGGTTATGCTCTTCAATAAATCACAAATAATATCTTCAGAAAATGCCTCTGTCGGTCTTAAAGAAGTAACAGGTATAAATTCTAAGGTAAGAAGCATGCCTTATTGCCCCTTCACATAAATTAGCAAACTGAGGAGAGGGAAGAGACTTCCTTGCCCAAGGAATTACTATTGCTTTGCGTAAGCCCTTCCGTAGCATGCTTCTTTTCCAAAACCGCAAAAGAAGAAAAAATATCATCGCCCTGAGAGCAAGAAATTTCTAGTTCCTCAACATCTGGCACAGGGAATTCAACACCAGATTCAAAGAGCTTTTTAGTGAAGAGAGCTAGGAAGATTGCATTTTCTTCCCTATCTATAAAACTAGCTTCTTTTCTATGTAAGTAAACAATACAAAATTTCCCTGAGGATTTTCTAGAAAGAGAAAAGCCATCTTTAGCAATCTGTAAGCCTTGAAGAACTACTGATTTAACCTGCCCACCCAAAAGGGATTGAAAAATTTCCTCAAAAATAGAATCTAATCGCTTCTCTTCTAAAAAATTCTCTATAGAAACAATTTTAGCAACTCTAGAAACATCTTCACCCAAAGGCCTCTTTCCCTGAAGCCATGGCCTCAACACCTCTAAAGGAGTTCCTTTTAAGTCCTTTTTTTCTAGAGAAAGTAACTTATTTTTCCAGCTATTTTTTACCAAAAAATCATGGGAAAAGCGTTTGTTATATATATACACACATTCAGACTCTTTTAATTGATCTACAAACAAAAAAGTTTTCCTAGGGTCTATAAACCTCAAGAAACCCTTTGAGTGGACAAGAGGATAGCCTTTTCTTATTAAATAACCCATCAAATGAGACTGAGCTAATTCTATTTTAGAAATTAGTGAGAGGAAATCCTCTCTTTTTATAACTTCTAGTAATTCACCATTTTGATCTTCATCCGTCCGTATACGATAATGCAATTGCAAATTTTGTATTACCTGCATTGGTTGCCTGTAGTGAAGAAATGTCTGTCCAGCCTTACTTTCCTCTGCATCCATTATCTCAAATGCATCTTTCCAACTACTAAATTTTTCTGCAAACTCTATAAACTTATGATTCCGTCTAAGATTGTTTTGAAAAATCTGCTCAACATTAGTATAGAGAGTTAAGCTTTTAAAGGTCTCTCCAAAATCTCTAAACAATTTGAAAAACACTTGGTTTCTATAGGGGTATGGATCTAAAAATATATTATGGTCAATAACACAGTTTTCTCCACCAGAAGTCAGGGAAATAGCTTCATCTCTAAAGGCTGTGTAAAGTTCTTGAAAAAGAGAACATGACATCTCCTCTATTTTTTTATGCACTTTTTGATATAAGGAGTAAATTTCAGAATTCTCAGAGTTCTCGCAAAAATAGGTGAGAGTTTTAACATTTGGAACAGGTTGGCCTATCAAACTTGATGCATACTTCAAGTCACTCTCAAAGTATTTTTTTTCATGATTTTTTAATACATCAGAGGCTATTTTCTTTGTATTTAGCTTCTGAAAAGAAAAATCGCTTTCACATAAAAGATTTGCGATAGATGATTTTCCACTGGACGTTGGACCATTTATTAAAAGAATTTTTCCGGCCATCAAGCTGACTCCCTTTTCCTTAAAACACTCTGAATTTATTGTCCTCATAATGAGGCCTGCGTTCTATCTTATACAAAAGAGACAACGAGCCCACTATAGCTAGTACCTGTATTAAAAACAATGCCAGAAAATATAGGAATAAAAAAACCATATTATTTTTCTTCTCTTCATGCGCGTGCAGTATTTTCCTTTAGGGTCTGTAGAAAGATAGAGATTTGGAAAATTTGTAGGTTAAAGCTAGCTAATCTTATCTCTATGCAGGAGAGTTTCACTTTTTTTAACGGCTTTTTTTGTATTTTTCTAGATTTCAGACAGACTTGTCCATTAGAGTTTAAACAAGTTTGGGGGGTGGAAGCTCAATTAAGCGTTTCATGTTAAAAGTGATAGCATGCATCAAAGCGGCAAATTGGTTCTTAACAACGCCAACATAACGAACTCTCTTACTTCTTTTTGAGAAGATTCTTTCA is a window from the Alphaproteobacteria bacterium genome containing:
- a CDS encoding pyridoxal-phosphate dependent enzyme, with amino-acid sequence MLLTLEFIPVTSLRPTEAFSEDIICDLLKSITCSSFNKPLFIDRENRFILDGHHRYEAAQRMGVQYLPAFLLDHRDKAVQAYSRDTGEILNKKELYELYKLGKLLRVKSTKYVVESCPDIDLKIPLSMLMETEIKKGQVFPSPSAVSMSNGYTELKSVVSCPVFVKNEGFNLAGSIKLKPARRMIKELEKKYPGKSLQVIESTSGNMGVALSMVCAERGHKFTAVVDPNITEQNLHSMLAMGSNIITVNEKDSNGGYLQTRINRVRSEIQNNRELFWSNQYTSDCNWLSHFESTAPEIFNSFPKVDFLFVGAGTLGTLIGCEKYFRQYSKNTKVIAIDILGSVTFGSVEKSRHIPGLGASKKPPLLQHFTGAHVHVSEEETLLMAQELSSQGCLYGGSTCSVLAGIRNYFKEREIFEGATIVAISPDFGAKYLETMYSKKWCEEKIGFFKKCEEKAA